In Fusobacterium canifelinum, a genomic segment contains:
- the uvrC gene encoding excinuclease ABC subunit UvrC yields MDIGKLDIPESPGVYLMKKNDKVIYVGKAKSLKNRVSSYFNRVHESEKTNELVKNIEDIEFFLTNTEIDALLLENNLIKKYSPKYNILLKDEKTYPFIKISKEDFPSIKIVRTTKALDIKSGEYFGPYPYGAWRLKNILMKLFKIRDCNRDMKKVSPRPCLKYYMKSCTGPCVYKDIKKEYNKDVENLKQVLRGNTSKLINELTALMNKASQDMDFEKSIIYREQIKELKSIASSQIIQYERELDEDIFVFKTILDKAFICVLNMRDGKILGKSSTSIELKNKITDNIYEAIFMSYYSKHILPKSLVLDAEYENELSVVVGALTIEDSKKKEFHFPKIKSRRKELLDMAYKNLERDIESYFSKKDTIEKGIKDLHDILGLKRFPRKIECFDISNIQGKDAVASMSVSIEGRAAKKEYRKFKIRCKDTPDDFSMMREVIERRYSKLPDIEFPDVILIDGGLGQINSAAEVLERLGKLHLSELLSLAERNEEIYKYGESIPYVLSKDMEALKIFQRVRDEAHRFGITYHRKLRSKRIISSELDKIDGIGEVRRKKLLTKFGSISGIKKASIEELKEIIPEKIALEIKNKIK; encoded by the coding sequence TTGGACATTGGTAAACTTGATATTCCAGAATCACCTGGAGTGTATTTGATGAAAAAAAATGATAAGGTTATCTATGTAGGAAAAGCTAAAAGCCTTAAAAATAGGGTTTCCTCATATTTTAATAGAGTCCATGAAAGTGAAAAAACTAATGAACTTGTTAAAAATATTGAAGATATTGAGTTTTTTCTTACTAATACAGAAATAGATGCCTTATTATTAGAAAATAATTTAATAAAAAAATATTCTCCAAAGTATAATATACTTTTAAAAGATGAAAAAACTTATCCGTTTATAAAGATAAGTAAAGAAGATTTTCCAAGTATAAAGATTGTTAGAACAACAAAAGCTTTAGATATTAAAAGTGGTGAATACTTTGGACCATATCCTTATGGTGCTTGGAGATTAAAAAATATTCTTATGAAATTATTTAAAATAAGAGATTGTAATAGAGATATGAAAAAAGTCTCTCCAAGACCTTGTTTAAAATACTATATGAAAAGTTGTACTGGACCTTGTGTATATAAGGATATAAAAAAAGAATATAATAAAGATGTTGAAAACTTGAAACAAGTTTTAAGAGGTAATACAAGTAAATTAATAAATGAATTAACAGCATTAATGAATAAAGCTTCTCAAGATATGGATTTCGAAAAATCTATAATATATAGAGAACAAATAAAGGAACTAAAATCTATTGCAAGTTCACAAATAATTCAATATGAAAGAGAACTTGATGAAGATATATTTGTATTTAAGACTATTTTAGATAAAGCTTTTATCTGTGTTTTAAATATGAGAGATGGAAAAATTTTGGGTAAATCTTCCACTTCAATAGAATTAAAAAACAAAATTACTGATAATATCTATGAAGCAATTTTTATGTCTTATTATTCAAAACATATATTGCCAAAGAGTTTAGTTTTAGATGCTGAATATGAAAATGAACTATCAGTTGTTGTTGGAGCATTAACAATTGAAGATTCTAAGAAAAAAGAATTTCATTTTCCTAAAATAAAGAGTAGAAGAAAAGAATTACTTGATATGGCATATAAAAATTTAGAAAGAGATATAGAAAGTTATTTTTCTAAAAAAGATACTATTGAAAAAGGGATTAAAGATTTACATGATATTTTAGGATTAAAAAGATTTCCAAGAAAAATTGAATGTTTTGATATATCTAATATTCAAGGTAAAGATGCTGTTGCTTCTATGAGTGTTTCTATTGAAGGAAGGGCAGCAAAAAAAGAATATAGAAAGTTTAAAATTAGATGTAAGGATACACCTGATGACTTTTCAATGATGAGAGAGGTTATTGAGAGAAGATATTCAAAGTTACCTGATATAGAATTTCCAGATGTTATATTAATTGATGGAGGATTAGGACAAATCAATTCAGCTGCTGAAGTCTTAGAAAGATTAGGAAAACTTCATTTAAGTGAACTTTTAAGCTTAGCTGAAAGAAATGAAGAAATATATAAATATGGTGAATCTATACCTTATGTTTTAAGTAAAGATATGGAAGCCTTAAAAATATTTCAAAGAGTTAGAGATGAGGCACATAGATTTGGTATAACTTATCATAGAAAACTTAGAAGTAAGAGAATTATTTCATCAGAACTTGATAAGATAGATGGAATAGGAGAAGTGAGAAGAAAAAAATTACTCACAAAATTTGGTTCAATTTCGGGTATAAAGAAAGCAAGTATTGAAGAATTAAAGGAAATAATTCCTGAAAAAATTGCATTAGAAATAAAAAATAAGATTAAATAA
- a CDS encoding PP2C family protein-serine/threonine phosphatase, with the protein MITAFYMILAFLIYIFFTYIYIKRLVNQYINEELKIISGLKNKEQLDKLPDNIKTEYTETLEKIIKQENELNNSIDEIKEYRKELDVTYSTLVSKSTQLEYTNSLLEKRVRNLSNLNHISRVALSMFNIDKIVDTLADAYFVLTATTRISIYLWEGENLVNKKIKGSIDFTESFSYPMNLLEKFTNEDYTKIYSDLSRKITILNDEKVIITPLKVKERQLGVILLVQNKDQLLEINNEMILALGIQASIAIDNAMNYTELLEKERISQELELASSIQKQILPKGFERIKGLDIATHFSPAKEVGGDYYELFLKNNNLSVTIADVSGKGVPAAFLMALSRSMLKTINYVSNYTPAEELDLFNKIVYPDITEDMFITVMNAEYNQDNSLFTYSSAGHNPLVIYKKENDTIDLYGTKGVAIGFIEDYNYKENSFELKNGDIIVFYTDGIIECENKSRKLFGTQRLLDIVYKNKNLSAKELKGKILEAIKNFREDYEQTDDITFVILKSVK; encoded by the coding sequence ATGATAACAGCATTTTATATGATATTAGCATTTTTGATTTACATATTTTTTACTTACATATATATCAAACGACTTGTAAACCAGTATATTAATGAAGAATTAAAAATTATTTCTGGATTAAAAAATAAGGAACAATTAGATAAACTTCCTGATAATATAAAAACTGAGTATACAGAAACTTTGGAAAAAATTATTAAACAAGAAAATGAATTAAATAATTCAATAGATGAAATTAAAGAATATAGAAAAGAATTAGATGTTACATATAGTACCTTAGTTTCAAAATCCACTCAACTTGAATATACAAATAGTTTATTGGAAAAAAGAGTAAGAAATTTATCTAACTTAAATCACATTTCAAGGGTTGCATTGTCAATGTTTAATATTGATAAAATAGTTGATACCCTGGCAGATGCATATTTTGTTTTGACCGCAACAACAAGAATTTCTATCTATCTTTGGGAAGGTGAAAATCTTGTTAATAAAAAAATTAAAGGAAGTATAGACTTTACAGAGTCTTTCTCCTATCCAATGAATCTTTTAGAAAAATTCACTAATGAAGATTATACTAAAATTTATTCTGATTTATCAAGAAAGATAACTATTTTAAATGATGAAAAAGTTATTATTACTCCATTGAAAGTTAAAGAAAGACAGTTAGGAGTGATACTTTTAGTACAAAATAAAGATCAATTATTAGAAATAAATAATGAAATGATTTTAGCACTTGGAATACAAGCTTCAATTGCTATTGACAATGCAATGAATTATACTGAACTTTTAGAAAAAGAAAGAATTTCTCAAGAGCTAGAGTTGGCTTCATCTATTCAAAAACAAATATTACCAAAAGGTTTTGAAAGAATAAAAGGACTAGATATTGCTACACACTTTTCTCCTGCCAAAGAAGTTGGAGGAGATTATTATGAATTATTTTTAAAGAATAATAATTTATCTGTAACAATAGCTGATGTAAGTGGTAAAGGTGTCCCTGCTGCCTTTCTTATGGCATTATCAAGATCTATGTTAAAAACTATTAATTATGTGTCTAACTATACACCTGCTGAAGAATTAGACTTATTTAATAAAATAGTATATCCTGATATAACAGAAGATATGTTTATAACTGTTATGAACGCAGAATATAATCAAGATAATTCTTTATTTACTTATTCAAGTGCAGGACATAATCCCTTAGTAATCTATAAAAAAGAAAACGATACAATAGATCTTTATGGAACAAAAGGGGTTGCTATTGGTTTTATTGAAGATTATAATTATAAAGAAAATTCTTTTGAGTTAAAAAATGGAGATATAATTGTTTTTTATACTGATGGAATTATAGAATGTGAAAATAAAAGCAGAAAATTGTTTGGAACACAAAGACTTTTAGATATTGTATATAAAAATAAAAATCTTTCTGCAAAAGAATTAAAAGGAAAGATACTAGAAGCTATTAAAAATTTTAGAGAAGATTATGAGCAAACTGATGATATAACTTTTGTTATATTAAAATCAGTCAAATAG
- a CDS encoding CoA-disulfide reductase: MNKKIIIVGGVAAGMSAASKAKRIDKSLDITVYEMTNAISWGACGLPYYVGDFYPDASLMVARTYEEFQKEGINVKTKHKVENIDFKNKKVFVRNLNENKVFEDNYDELVIATGASSTSPKDIKNLDAEGVYHLKTFNEGLEVKKEMMKKENENIIIIGAGYIGIEIAEAALKLGKNVRIFQHSARILNKTFDKEITDLLENHIREHEKISLHLNENPVEVRTFENKVIGLKTDKKEYAANLIIVATGVKPNTEFLKDTGIELFKNGAIIINRFGETNIPNVYAAGDCATVYHSVLEKNVYIALATTANKLGRLIGENLTGTKKAFIGTLGSAGIKVLEFEAARTGITEQEAKDNNINYKTVFVDGEDHSAYYPGGEDVYIKLIYNADTKILLGAQVAGKRGAALRADSLAVAIQNKMTVQELANMDFLYAPPFATTWDIMNVAGNVAK; encoded by the coding sequence ATGAATAAAAAAATTATTATTGTGGGAGGGGTTGCAGCAGGTATGAGTGCAGCTTCAAAAGCAAAAAGAATAGATAAAAGTTTAGATATAACAGTTTATGAAATGACAAATGCAATATCTTGGGGAGCATGTGGGCTTCCATATTATGTTGGGGATTTTTATCCTGATGCTTCTTTAATGGTTGCAAGAACTTATGAAGAATTTCAAAAAGAGGGCATCAATGTAAAAACTAAACATAAAGTTGAGAATATAGATTTCAAAAATAAGAAAGTTTTTGTTAGAAACTTAAATGAAAATAAAGTTTTTGAAGATAATTATGATGAATTAGTTATAGCAACTGGAGCAAGTTCAACAAGTCCAAAAGATATTAAAAATTTAGATGCTGAAGGAGTATATCATTTAAAAACTTTTAATGAAGGTTTGGAAGTAAAAAAAGAAATGATGAAAAAAGAAAATGAAAATATAATTATCATTGGAGCTGGATATATTGGAATTGAGATTGCAGAAGCTGCTTTAAAACTTGGAAAAAATGTAAGAATTTTCCAACACTCAGCTAGAATTTTAAATAAAACTTTTGATAAAGAAATTACAGATTTATTAGAAAATCATATAAGGGAACACGAAAAAATTTCTTTACATTTAAATGAAAATCCTGTTGAAGTAAGAACTTTTGAAAATAAAGTTATAGGTTTAAAAACAGATAAAAAAGAATATGCTGCAAATTTAATAATTGTTGCAACAGGTGTTAAGCCTAATACAGAATTTTTAAAAGATACAGGTATTGAATTATTTAAAAATGGTGCTATCATAATAAATAGATTTGGAGAAACTAATATTCCTAATGTATATGCTGCTGGGGATTGTGCAACAGTTTATCATTCAGTTTTAGAAAAAAATGTATATATAGCTCTTGCAACAACAGCTAATAAATTAGGTAGACTTATTGGAGAAAATTTAACTGGTACTAAGAAAGCATTTATTGGAACGTTAGGTTCAGCTGGAATAAAAGTTTTAGAATTTGAAGCTGCAAGAACAGGAATAACAGAACAAGAAGCTAAAGATAATAATATAAATTATAAGACAGTGTTTGTTGATGGAGAAGATCATTCAGCATACTATCCTGGTGGAGAAGATGTATATATAAAACTTATTTATAATGCTGATACAAAAATTTTATTAGGTGCTCAAGTTGCAGGAAAAAGAGGAGCAGCACTAAGAGCTGATTCATTGGCAGTTGCTATACAAAACAAGATGACAGTTCAAGAATTAGCAAATATGGATTTCTTATATGCTCCCCCATTTGCAACAACTTGGGATATTATGAATGTGGCAGGTAATGTGGCAAAGTAG
- a CDS encoding DJ-1 family glyoxalase III: protein MKTYIFLANGFEILETFAPVDVLKRCGAEVVTVSTEKDLLVASSQNNIIKADVMLSDINYETADLVIIPGGYPGYVNLRENKEVVNIVKYFLDNDKYIASICGGPTIFSYNNLANGAKLTAHSSVREEIEKNHIYVDVTTHVDRKIITGVGAGQAISFAFKIAEQFFDKEKIEEVKQGMEIV, encoded by the coding sequence ATGAAAACTTACATTTTTTTAGCAAATGGCTTTGAAATTTTGGAAACTTTTGCACCTGTTGATGTTCTAAAAAGATGTGGAGCAGAAGTTGTAACTGTATCAACTGAGAAAGATTTACTAGTTGCTAGTTCACAAAATAATATTATAAAAGCTGATGTTATGCTATCAGATATTAACTATGAAACAGCCGATTTAGTTATAATTCCTGGTGGTTATCCTGGATATGTTAATTTAAGAGAAAATAAAGAAGTTGTTAATATAGTTAAATATTTTTTAGATAATGATAAGTATATTGCTTCAATATGTGGAGGACCAACAATTTTTTCATATAATAACCTTGCAAATGGAGCAAAATTAACTGCTCATTCATCAGTAAGAGAAGAAATAGAAAAGAATCATATCTATGTAGATGTTACTACTCATGTGGATAGAAAAATTATTACAGGAGTTGGAGCAGGACAAGCTATAAGTTTTGCTTTTAAAATTGCTGAACAATTTTTTGATAAAGAAAAAATTGAAGAAGTAAAACAAGGAATGGAAATAGTTTAA
- the rapZ gene encoding RNase adapter RapZ: MKTKHIIIVTGLSGAGKTTALNILEDMNYYTIDNLPLGLEKSLLDTEIEKLAVGIDIRTFKNTKDFFKFINYIKESGVKMDIIFIEAHEAIILGRYTLSRRAHPLKELTLLRSILKEKEILFPIREIADLIIDTTEIKSVELEKRFKKFILAKDGENIDININIHIQSFGYKYGIPTDSDLMFDVRFIPNPYYIEKLKELNGFDEEVKEYVLSQNESKEFYFKLLPLLEFLIPQYIKEGKKHLTISIGCSGGQHRSVTFVNKLAEDLKNSKVLEYINVYVSHREKELGHW, from the coding sequence TTGAAAACAAAACATATCATTATTGTAACTGGTTTGAGTGGTGCAGGAAAAACAACTGCTTTAAATATTTTAGAAGATATGAACTATTACACTATTGATAATCTTCCTTTAGGGCTTGAAAAATCTTTACTAGATACTGAAATTGAAAAATTAGCAGTAGGTATAGATATAAGAACATTTAAAAACACAAAAGATTTCTTTAAATTTATAAACTATATTAAAGAATCTGGTGTAAAAATGGATATTATCTTTATAGAAGCACATGAGGCAATCATTCTAGGAAGATACACATTAAGCCGTAGAGCACATCCTTTAAAGGAATTAACATTATTAAGAAGTATATTAAAAGAAAAAGAAATATTATTTCCTATAAGAGAAATAGCAGATTTAATAATAGATACAACAGAAATAAAATCTGTTGAGTTAGAAAAAAGATTTAAAAAGTTTATACTAGCTAAAGATGGAGAAAATATAGATATAAATATAAACATCCATATTCAATCTTTTGGATATAAATATGGTATTCCAACTGATAGTGATTTAATGTTTGATGTAAGATTTATTCCTAACCCATATTATATAGAAAAACTAAAAGAGTTAAATGGTTTTGATGAAGAGGTTAAAGAATATGTTTTATCACAAAACGAAAGTAAAGAGTTTTATTTTAAGTTACTACCACTTCTTGAATTTTTAATACCACAATATATAAAAGAAGGAAAAAAACATTTAACAATTTCAATAGGTTGCAGTGGTGGACAACACAGATCAGTAACCTTTGTAAATAAATTAGCTGAAGACTTAAAAAATAGCAAAGTATTAGAATATATAAATGTTTATGTAAGTCATAGGGAGAAAGAACTTGGACATTGGTAA
- a CDS encoding lysine exporter LysO family protein — protein MIVVSCAVIVGILLGYFTKSYINFDISLLIQFGLYLLLFFIGIDIGKNDNILNDLKKLNKKVLFLPFITIISSLAGGAVASVLLSLSVGESVAISAGMGWYSFSAIELSKVSVELGGIAFLANIFRELLAIFFIPVIAKKIGSFESVSVAGATAMDSVLPIINKSNPAEISIISFYSGLVISIVVPILIPILVNIFSL, from the coding sequence ATGATAGTAGTTTCTTGTGCAGTAATTGTTGGAATACTTTTAGGATATTTTACAAAATCATATATCAATTTTGATATATCTTTACTTATACAATTTGGCTTATATCTATTGTTATTTTTTATTGGAATAGATATTGGAAAAAATGATAATATTTTAAATGATTTAAAAAAATTAAATAAAAAAGTTTTGTTCTTACCTTTCATAACTATTATTTCATCATTAGCAGGAGGAGCTGTTGCTTCAGTATTGTTATCTCTTTCAGTGGGAGAATCTGTTGCTATAAGTGCTGGTATGGGTTGGTATTCTTTTTCTGCTATTGAGCTTTCAAAAGTAAGTGTAGAACTAGGAGGAATAGCTTTTTTAGCTAATATCTTTAGAGAACTGTTAGCTATATTTTTTATACCTGTTATTGCTAAAAAAATTGGTTCATTTGAATCTGTTTCTGTTGCAGGAGCAACTGCTATGGATTCTGTACTACCAATTATAAATAAAAGTAATCCTGCTGAAATATCTATAATTTCATTTTATAGTGGGCTTGTAATTTCAATTGTAGTTCCAATTTTGATTCCAATTTTAGTAAATATTTTTTCATTATAG